One Stenotrophomonas maltophilia DNA window includes the following coding sequences:
- a CDS encoding DUF3079 domain-containing protein, whose amino-acid sequence MAKPIPLHPKHPERICWGCDRYCAADALACGNGSGRTQHPIETQGEDWYLAWGIEPNPDRPSQAKR is encoded by the coding sequence ATGGCGAAGCCCATTCCGCTGCACCCCAAGCATCCCGAGCGCATCTGCTGGGGCTGCGACCGCTACTGCGCGGCTGACGCGCTGGCCTGCGGCAATGGCTCCGGCCGCACCCAGCATCCGATCGAGACGCAGGGTGAAGACTGGTACCTCGCCTGGGGCATCGAGCCCAATCCGGACCGGCCATCGCAGGCCAAGCGCTGA
- the xerC gene encoding tyrosine recombinase XerC, protein MSAVQAFLQHLQVERRMSAHTLDAYRRDLDALSVWAEPRGVAVEALDADAVRQFVADEHRRGLSAKSLQRRLSACRSFYAWLLKHGRIEISPAATLKAPRAPRRLPQVLDADEAVQLVELEPEGELGRRDRALLELFYSSGLRLSEVCALTWRDLDFDSGLVNVLGKGNRQRRVPFGRPAREALQAWRTESGGGPASPVFPGRNGPISQRAVQIRIRQLAQRQGLFKHVHPHMLRHSFASHILESSGDLRGVQELLGHADIATTQIYTHLDFQHLAKVYDAAHPRAKRRSKDDTAE, encoded by the coding sequence ATGAGCGCGGTACAGGCCTTCCTGCAGCATCTGCAGGTAGAGCGGCGGATGTCGGCACATACGCTCGACGCCTACCGCCGCGACCTGGACGCGCTGTCGGTCTGGGCCGAGCCACGTGGTGTAGCGGTGGAGGCGCTTGATGCTGACGCGGTGCGCCAGTTCGTTGCCGATGAGCACCGCCGCGGCCTGTCGGCCAAGAGCCTGCAGCGCCGCTTGTCCGCCTGCCGCAGCTTCTATGCCTGGCTGCTCAAGCACGGGCGCATCGAGATCAGTCCGGCTGCGACGCTGAAGGCGCCGCGTGCGCCGCGCCGATTGCCGCAGGTGCTTGACGCCGACGAAGCCGTGCAGCTGGTCGAGCTGGAACCGGAAGGCGAGCTCGGCCGCCGTGACCGGGCGCTGCTGGAACTGTTCTATTCCTCCGGCCTGCGCCTGAGCGAAGTCTGCGCGCTGACCTGGCGTGACCTGGATTTCGACAGCGGCCTGGTCAACGTGCTGGGCAAGGGCAACCGCCAGCGCCGCGTGCCGTTCGGCCGGCCGGCGCGCGAAGCACTGCAGGCGTGGCGCACGGAAAGTGGCGGTGGACCGGCCTCGCCGGTATTTCCCGGCCGCAACGGGCCTATCAGCCAGCGTGCGGTGCAGATCCGCATCCGCCAGCTGGCGCAGCGCCAGGGGCTGTTCAAGCACGTGCACCCGCACATGCTGCGGCACAGCTTCGCCAGCCACATCCTGGAATCGTCCGGCGACCTGCGCGGTGTGCAGGAACTGCTTGGCCATGCCGACATCGCCACCACCCAGATCTACACCCACCTCGATTTCCAGCACCTGGCCAAGGTCTACGACGCCGCGCATCCACGTGCGAAGCGCCGCAGCAAGGACGACACGGCTGAATAG
- a CDS encoding DUF484 family protein: MTETVDKLGAHEVAAWLRRHPGFLKQFPDLALTLVVPRDDGPTASLASYQLEVLREKNRELARRLADLGATAQVNERLAVRTHQLTLALMKQDNAADTLRAMAASLQEDFAGDLVRLVVHAPVAGLEQADWLQVIAADDPQLGPFRDCLKDGEPICGRLQPEKNAVLYGVRSEEVQTTALLPLPGVGLIAVGSHDPNRFYPGMGTLFLRMMGDALATGLKRFPG; encoded by the coding sequence ATGACCGAAACCGTCGACAAGCTCGGGGCCCATGAAGTCGCTGCCTGGTTGCGGCGTCATCCCGGCTTCCTCAAGCAGTTCCCGGACCTGGCCCTGACCCTGGTGGTGCCGCGCGACGACGGCCCGACCGCGTCGCTGGCCAGCTACCAGCTGGAAGTGCTGCGCGAGAAGAACCGCGAGCTGGCACGACGGTTGGCCGATCTGGGCGCGACCGCCCAGGTCAATGAACGCTTGGCGGTGCGCACGCACCAGCTGACTCTGGCACTGATGAAGCAGGACAACGCCGCCGACACCCTGCGTGCGATGGCCGCCTCGCTGCAGGAAGACTTCGCCGGTGACCTGGTGCGGTTGGTGGTGCACGCGCCGGTGGCCGGGCTGGAACAGGCCGACTGGCTGCAGGTGATCGCTGCGGACGATCCGCAGCTGGGCCCGTTCCGCGACTGCCTGAAGGACGGCGAGCCGATCTGCGGCCGCCTGCAGCCGGAAAAGAATGCCGTGCTGTACGGCGTGCGCAGCGAAGAAGTGCAGACCACCGCGCTGCTGCCGTTGCCGGGCGTGGGCCTGATTGCGGTCGGCAGCCACGACCCGAACCGCTTCTACCCGGGCATGGGCACGCTGTTCCTGCGCATGATGGGCGATGCGTTGGCCACCGGCCTGAAGCGCTTCCCGGGCTGA
- the dapF gene encoding diaminopimelate epimerase has protein sequence MSKAGSKALRFSKMHGAGNDFVVIDLRDGTAPPTPELAARLADRHTGVGCDQILTIEAPRAEGSAASYRIWNADGSNSEQCGNGARCIAAWLVREGSAQGDAFVIDSPLASHEVKVLGEGQFAVTMGVPAFEPVNVPLVGFAHAREEYLLPLQGESVRFAAVSMGNPHAVIEVGLIDAAPVERVGSLLQQHASFPRSVNVGFAQVMSPAHARLRVFERGVGETLACGSGACAAAVTLMQRGRLQRDARISLPGGDLRIQWPGDGQPVVMAGPTAFVFEGEWIA, from the coding sequence ATGAGTAAGGCCGGTTCCAAGGCCCTGCGCTTCAGCAAGATGCACGGCGCGGGCAATGATTTCGTAGTGATCGACCTGCGTGACGGCACTGCGCCGCCCACGCCTGAACTGGCCGCGCGCCTGGCCGACCGCCACACCGGCGTCGGCTGCGATCAGATCCTGACCATCGAGGCGCCACGTGCGGAAGGCTCGGCGGCCTCGTACCGCATCTGGAATGCCGACGGTTCCAATTCCGAACAGTGCGGCAATGGCGCGCGCTGCATCGCGGCCTGGCTGGTGCGCGAGGGCAGCGCGCAGGGCGATGCATTCGTCATCGACAGCCCGCTGGCCAGCCACGAAGTGAAGGTACTGGGCGAGGGGCAGTTTGCGGTGACGATGGGCGTGCCTGCGTTCGAGCCGGTCAACGTGCCGCTGGTGGGCTTCGCCCACGCACGCGAGGAGTACCTGCTGCCGCTGCAGGGCGAGAGCGTACGCTTCGCCGCGGTGTCGATGGGCAATCCGCATGCGGTGATCGAAGTGGGCCTGATCGATGCAGCACCGGTCGAGCGCGTTGGTTCGCTGCTGCAGCAGCATGCCTCGTTCCCGCGCTCGGTGAATGTGGGTTTTGCCCAGGTGATGAGCCCGGCGCATGCGCGCCTGCGCGTGTTCGAGCGCGGCGTCGGTGAAACCCTGGCCTGTGGCAGTGGTGCCTGTGCCGCGGCGGTGACCCTGATGCAGCGTGGCCGCCTGCAGCGCGACGCGCGCATCAGCCTGCCCGGGGGGGACCTGCGCATCCAGTGGCCGGGCGATGGCCAGCCGGTGGTGATGGCCGGCCCGACCGCATTCGTCTTCGAAGGGGAGTGGATCGCATGA
- the lptM gene encoding LPS translocon maturation chaperone LptM, whose translation MKIPHRNAILIPLAAASLLFLAACGNKGPLVLPQKPVPVEETVEPVAEPATEATPAQTQETATPATTVDSAAPTTPPAPAPAKKAGSGNE comes from the coding sequence ATGAAGATCCCCCATCGAAACGCCATCCTGATTCCGCTGGCAGCGGCCTCGCTGCTGTTCCTCGCCGCCTGCGGCAACAAGGGCCCGCTGGTGCTGCCGCAGAAGCCGGTGCCGGTGGAAGAAACGGTTGAACCGGTTGCCGAGCCCGCTACCGAAGCGACCCCGGCGCAGACCCAGGAAACCGCTACCCCGGCCACGACCGTGGATTCGGCTGCACCGACCACCCCGCCGGCACCCGCGCCAGCGAAGAAGGCGGGCAGCGGGAATGAGTAA
- a CDS encoding YbaN family protein: MSLPEPSAPRDSATPPRVVRFRWAWWLLAYVSLGTGIVGIFVPGLPTTVFILISAWAASRGSERLHNWLLQHPRFGPAIANWQAHGAVSRYGKWMATITMAVCAGIMLWCVPIAWVKWFSIGSMTVVAIWLWTRPLPPPER; this comes from the coding sequence ATGAGCCTGCCCGAACCATCCGCACCGCGCGATAGCGCCACGCCACCGCGCGTGGTGCGTTTCCGCTGGGCATGGTGGCTGTTGGCGTATGTCAGCCTCGGCACCGGCATCGTCGGCATCTTCGTGCCGGGCCTGCCGACCACCGTATTCATCCTGATTTCGGCCTGGGCTGCCTCGCGTGGCTCCGAGCGCCTGCACAACTGGCTGCTGCAGCACCCGCGCTTCGGCCCCGCCATCGCCAACTGGCAGGCGCACGGCGCCGTCAGCCGCTACGGCAAGTGGATGGCCACGATCACCATGGCGGTGTGCGCCGGCATCATGCTGTGGTGCGTGCCGATTGCCTGGGTGAAGTGGTTCTCGATCGGCAGCATGACCGTGGTGGCGATCTGGCTGTGGACGCGGCCACTGCCGCCACCGGAGCGGTAG